In Balneola sp., a single genomic region encodes these proteins:
- a CDS encoding histone H1, with protein MSRMDDINNLVEELQVEMGKFYEKGNKAAGTRARKHLMTLKKLSHEIRQEIQEKKNAM; from the coding sequence ATGAGTAGAATGGACGATATAAACAACTTAGTAGAAGAACTACAGGTTGAAATGGGTAAATTTTATGAGAAAGGAAATAAAGCTGCTGGTACACGTGCACGCAAGCACTTGATGACCCTTAAGAAGCTTTCTCACGAAATTCGCCAAGAAATTCAGGAAAAGAAAAACGCTATGTAG